Proteins co-encoded in one Gossypium arboreum isolate Shixiya-1 chromosome 11, ASM2569848v2, whole genome shotgun sequence genomic window:
- the LOC128279212 gene encoding disease resistance protein RGA2-like, which produces MAEAIAFDIATELITKLSSRALSQVRLCWNLKHDIDDLARTVRTIKDVLLDAEEKSVTDNLVKVWLEELKDVLYDAGDLLDDFSTEALRKDLMGGNKLTKEVRLFFSSSNQFAYGFKMGPKIKAIKARLASIESEANTFRFIPRDRPVETSFMTKKRQQTHSFEREDEIIGRDDDKAALLKLVLEFESEENVYIIPIVGFGGLGKTALAQLVYNHERVKNHFELTMFACVSDDFDVKVIVANIIKSVANKAPDQNLEMDQLQKQLRDKIDGKKYLLVLDDIWNEDPGRWSSLKKLLMGGAKGSRIIVTTRSLRVAEITNKCQSHVLKLKGLSDDDAWSLFKRIAFDQGYVDSTSSAFVEVGKQISERCGGVPLAIRTIAGTLSLKKTVNEWHSFKENELVKISQIEGDILPTLKLSYDHLPSHLKHCFAYCRLYPKDHEIDVQTLVQFWIAQGFVKQLNSSQSLEEIGFECFKDLVDRSFFQEVEGDLMEEMRCKMHDLMHDLVESVAGMESSIIDSNKIASDVGEKCRHISINPSLIPLFKGKKLRTLLRSPCIETLNLSEETWDFIIANYRYLRVLELNVLNFKTISPSIYKLKHLRYLDLSWNCDLKILPKSICKIQNLLALKLDGCFGLQELPKKIEKLVNLTHLACFHCDALTHTPRGIGKLTSLETLSAFVVDKDGSHGGADLSELRLLSNLRGGLRISNLGFVKNAKEKFKAANLKEKQHLRSLVLEWSSPFVCAGHDDKKSLEDLQPHPNLKELCIGGWRGDAKFPSWISLLTNLVEITINDGNFKRLPSFAQLPSLKGLKISNCTKLEYMDDNNPKGSQGEPQLFFPSLKHLTLLYCPNMKSWWRMTKPIDDDSKEDDTTVMGTSTVAFPCLSSLAILNCPLTSMPLYPSLDGCLQLGNTSSKPLKQTMKMNIISTTPSSSTSSLPLYKLKSFHVENIEGLDTHTLDECLQHLTGLKTLEIRACKEVDLERLQWEPLKNLSCMEIDNIPKLVSLPTWLRHLVQLKTLRILQCHGLRSLFPVFQHLTSLEDFLVWDCKELELSAAGIQIFQDHTSLRNLWLVNIPECRHLPEWLQHLTNLQELYLIDLPNLTSLPDEMRCLTNLEVLHIERVPQLEERCRKDIGADWHKIAHIPKIRLYNE; this is translated from the exons ATGGCCGAAGCAATTGCTTTCGACATCGCCACAGAGCTCATTACTAAGTTGAGCTCTCGTGCGCTCTCTCAAGTCAGACTGTGCTGGAATCTCAAACATGACATCGACGACCTCGCACGCACTGTCCGTACAATCAAAGATGTGCTTCTTGACGCAGAAGAGAAATCGGTGACCGACAATCTCGTCAAAGTTTGGCTTGAAGAGCTGAAAGATGTACTTTATGATGCTGGCGACTTGCTCGATGATTTCTCTACCGAAGCGTTGCGGAAAGATCTAATGGGTGGGAACAAGCTGACGAAAGAGGTACGCCTTTTCTTCTCAAGCTCAAACCAGTTTGCTTATGGTTTCAAGATGGGTCCGAAAATTAAGGCCATTAAAGCGAGATTAGCTTCAATTGAAAGTGAGGCTAACACTTTTCGCTTCATTCCACGTGATCGTCCCGTGGAAACCTCTTTCATGACTAAAAAGAGGCAGCAAACGCACTCTTTTGAGCGTGAAGATGAAATAATAGGGAGGGATGATGATAAAGCAGCTCTTCTAAAACTCGTGTTAGAGTTTGAAAGTGAAGAAAATGTTTATATCATTCCAATTGTGGGGTTTGGAGGGTTAGGGAAGACTGCTTTGGCTCAACTTGTCTATAACCATGAAAGGGTCAAAAATCATTTTGAGTTAACGATGTTTGCGTGTGTTTCGGATGATTTTGATGTGAAAGTTATTGTAGCAAACATTATCAAATCTGTGGCTAATAAAGCGCCTGATCAAAATCTTGAAATGGATCAATTGCAAAAACAACTTCGAGATAAAATTGATGGGAAAAAGTATTTGCTTGTATTGGATGACATTTGGAATGAGGACCCAGGAAGGTGGTCTAGTCTAAAGAAGTTATTGATGGGTGGGGCTAAAGGGAGTAGGATAATAGTAACTACTCGATCTCTAAGAGTAGCGGAGATTACTAATAAATGTCAATCTCATGTTTTGAAACTGAAAGGCTTGTCTGATGATGATGCTTGGTCTCTGTTCAAAAGGATAGCATTTGATCAAGGATATGTAGACTCAACAAGTTCAGCCTTTGTGGAAGTAGGGAAACAGATTTCAGAAAGGTGTGGTGGGGTTCCCTTAGCCATAAGGACGATAGCTGGTACATTATCTTTGAAAAAAACTGTAAATGAGTGGCATTCTTTCAAAGAAAATGAACTTGTTAAAATATCACAAATTGAAGGAGATATTCTACCTACACTTAAGTTGAGTTATGATCATCTCCCATCCCATTTGAAGCATTGCTTTGCTTATTGTCGACTGTATCCAAAAGATCATGAAATTGATGTACAGACTCTTGTTCAATTTTGGATTGCACAAGGTTTCGTAAAGCAATTGAATTCAAGTCAATCTCTTGAGGAGATTGGGTTTGAGTGTTTTAAAGATTTAGTTGATAGAAGTTTCTTTCAAGAGGTAGAAGGAGACTTGATGGAAGAAATGAGATGTAAAATGCATGATTTAATGCATGATCTAGTTGAATCAGTAGCAGGGATGGAGAGTAGTATTATAGATTCAAATAAAATTGCAAGTGATGTTGGTGAAAAGTGTCGCCACATATCAATTAATCCTTCATTAATTCCTTTGTTTAAGGGAAAAAAGTTACGAACTTTGTTACGGTCTCCATGCATAGAAACTCTAAATTTGAGCGAAGAAACTTGGGATTTTATAATTGCAAATTATAGATATTTACGTGTATTGGAATTGAATGTTCTAAATTTTAAGACAATTTCACCCTCCATTTACAAGTTGAAACATTTGAGGTACCTTGATCTTTCTTGGAATTGCGATCTTAAGATTCTCCCAAAGAGTATTTGCAAGATTCAGAATTTGCTAGCGCTGAAACTTGATGGTTGTTTTGGGCTTCAAGAACTGCCAAAGAAGATTGAAAAATTGGTGAATCTTACCCATCTTGCGTGTTTTCATTGTGATGCTTTAACTCATACGCCACGTGGAATAGGGAAGCTGACTTCACTTGAGACGTTAAGCGCGTTTGTAGTGGATAAAGATGGGTCCCATGGTGGTGCAGATCTAAGTGAATTGAGACTGCTTAGCAACTTAAGGGGAGGGCTTAGAATATCAAATTTGGGATTCGTAAAAAATGCAAAAGAGAAGTTTAAGGCTGCTAATTTGAAAGAGAAGCAACATTTGAGATCTTTGGTTTTAGAATGGAGTAGTCCTTTTGTATGTGCTGGTCATGATGACAAAAAGTCACTTGAAGACCTCCAGCCCCATCCTAATTTGAAGGAGCTCTGTATTGGAGGATGGAGGGGTGATGCCAAGTTTCCAAGTTGGATTTCTTTGCTCACAAATCTCGTCGAAATTACCATAAATGATGGTAATTTCAAACGTCTCCCGTCCTTTGCTCAATTGCCTTCTCTTAAAGGGCTGAAGATATCTAATTGTACTAAGCTGGAGTACATGGATGATAATAACCCAAAAGGAAGTCAAGGAGAGCCACAATTATTCTTCCCGTCGCTTAAGCATCTTACGCTCCTGTACTGCCCGAATATGAAGAGTTGGTGGAGGATGACAAAACCAATCGATGATGATTCCAAGGAGGACGACACAACAGTTATGGGAACATCAACCGTGGCATTTCCTTGTCTTTCCTCTTTAGCAATTTTAAATTGCCCTTTGACTTCAATGCCGTTGTATCCTTCACTCGATGGTTGCCTACAATTGGGGAATACGAGTTCAAAGCCGTTAAAGCAGACCATGAAGATGAACATCATTAGCACGACCCCATCAAGTTCAACCTCTTCTCTTCCTCTCTACAAATTGAAATCTTTCCATGTAGAAAACATTGAGGGATTGGACACTCACACGCTAGATGAGTGCCTGCAACATCTCACTGGGCTTAAAACTTTAGAAATAAGGGCTTGCAAGGAGGTTGATTTAGAGAGATTACAATGGGAACCCCTTAAGAATCTCTCTTGTATGGAGATTGATAATATTCCAAAGCTGGTGTCTCTCCCCACTTGGCTTCGACATCTTGTTCAATTGAAAACATTACGAATTCTTCAATGCCATGGACTGAGGTCACTCTTTCCTGTGTTCCAACATCTCACTTCACTTGAAGACTTTTTAGTATGGGACTGCAAGGAGCTGGAGTTATCTGCAGCTGGCATCCAAATATTCCAAGATCATACAAGCCTACGCAATCTATGGCTGGTAAATATTCCAGAGTGTCGGCATCTTCCGGAGTGGCTTCAACATCTAACAAATCTGCAAGAGCTCTATCTCATTGATTTACCCAATTTAACATCGCTTCCGGACGAGATGCGTTGCCTAACCAATTTGGAAGTTTTACATATAGAAAGAGTTCCTCAGTTGGAAGAAAGATGTCGGAAGGACATTGGCGCTGATTGGCATAAGATTGCTCACATCCCCAAGATTCGGTTGTATAATGAG TAA
- the LOC108472472 gene encoding transcription factor E2FA-like has protein sequence MSGGAGASDGPTLPYQHPPTASTTPASTIPPVVPPIRRHLAFASTKPPFVHPDDYHRFSSSKSHGIVADQEVEAIVVRSPQLKRKSAADKNEVESSQWTSSPGVTSISNSPFQTPVSAKGGRINNRSKTSKANKSMPQTPVSNAGCPSPLTPAGSCRYDSSLGLLTKKFVNLMKHAEDGILDLNRAAETLEVQKRRIYDITNVLEGIGLIEKKFKNRIQWKGVGASKPGETDGDVSVIQEEIENLSMEERRLDDQIREMQERLRDLSENENNQKLLFVTEEDIKGIPCFQNETLIAIKAPHGTTLEVPDPDEDVDYRQRRYRIILRSTMGPIDVYLVSQFEEKFEEMNGVEPPLSFPLASSSGSNENQVELVNTVSIRKEIEPQAQQTHQICSDINASQESVGGMMRIVPSDIDNDADYWLLSDADVSITDMWKTDCVEWSGVDLLHSDFGMAEVGTPRPETPPSRMTEVPSSDFKSSR, from the exons ATGTCCGGCGGGGCTGGAGCCTCCGATGGTCCCACGCTGCCGTATCAACATCCTCCTACGGCTTCAACAACACCAGCTTCGACGATTCCTCCGGTTGTTCCGCCAATACGTCGTCACCTGGCCTTCGCTTCGACGAAGCCGCCGTTTGTTCATCCCGATGATTATCACAGATTTTCATCTAGTAAGAGTCATGGAATCGTCGCCGATCAAGAAGTTGAAGCAATTGTTGTGAGATCTCCA CAATTAAAAAGGAAAAGCGCAGCAGACAAAAATGAAGTTGAGTCTAGCCAATGGACAAGCAGTCCAGGAGTTACCAGCATATCCAACAGTCCCTTCCAGACACCTGTTTCTGCTAAAGGAGGAAGGATAAATAATAGATCAAAGACCTCAAAAGCCAACAAATCAATGCCTCAAACACCTGTGTCAAATGCTG GTTGTCCATCTCCTCTTACACCTGCTGGCAGCTGCCGGTATGACAGTTCTCTAG GTCTGTTGACGAAGAAGTTTGTCAATCTGATGAAGCATGCTGAAGATGGTATCCTTGACCTAAATAGGGCTGCAGAAACATTGGAG GTGCAGAAGAGGAGGATATATGATATAACAAATGTCTTGGAGGGCATTGGTCTTATCGAAAAGAAGTTCAAAAACAGAATACAGTGGAA GGGTGTTGGTGCTTCAAAGCCAGGAGAAACAGATGGCGATGTCTCTGTAATACAG GAGGAAATTGAGAACCTTTCCATGGAAGAGAGGAGATTAGATGATCAAATAAG AGAAATGCAGGAAAGGTTGAGGGATTTGAGTGAGAATGAGAACAATCAGAA GTTGCTTTTTGTGACTGAAGAGGACATCAAGGGTATACCTTGTTTTCAG AATGAAACCCTGATAGCAATTAAAGCTCCACATGGAACAACTCTCGAAGTACCTGATCCTGATGAA GATGTTGATTATCGACAAAGGAGATACAGGATAATCCTTAGAAGCACAATGGGTCCGATTGATGTTTACCTAGTCAG CCAATTTGAGGAGAAGTTTGAAGAGATGAATGGTGTTGAACCACCTCTGAGTTTCCCACTTGCTTCAAGTTCTGGCTCTAATGAAAACCAAGTTGAGTTGGTCAATACAGTGAGCATCCGAAAGGAGATTGAACCGCAGGCTCAGCAAACTCATCAAATCTGCTCTGATATAAATGCTTCACAAGAGTCTGTTGGGGGAATGATGAGAATTGTTCCATCGGATATTGAC AATGATGCGGATTATTGGCTTCTATCAGATGCCGATGTTAGCATTACAGATATGTGGAAGACAGATT GTGTTGAATGGAGCGGAGTAGATTTGCTTCATTCAGACTTCGGAATGGCTGAGGTCGGTACCCCAAGGCCAGAAACTCCACCTTCTAGAATGACCGAAGTTCCATCTTCTGATTTTAAATCAAGTCGATAG
- the LOC108472466 gene encoding HVA22-like protein j: MLGEFITRVLVLVLGYGFPAIECFKTVEKNKVSIEELRFWCQYWIVVALLTVFESIGDTVFSWLPIYDELKLALLIYLWYPKTKGTSYVYDTLLRPFMARHETEMERKVEEWRARAWDFALYYWQNCTDLGQTKWVEMWQILSGQSSRLKQQGKLTKLEDLQLDFDEDKRSRRKIAGGKNHKSRT, encoded by the exons ATGTTGGGTGAATTCATTACTAGAGTGCTTGT GTTGGTTCTTGGATATGGATTTCCAGCTATTGAATGCTTTAAAACAGTGGAGAAGAACAAGGTTTCAATTGAAGAACTCAGATTTTGGTGTCAATATTG GATCGTGGTGGCGCTTTTGACCGTATTTGAGAGTATTGGTGACACAGTGTTTTCATG GTTACCTATCTATGATGAGCTGAAGCTGGCACTCTTAATCTATCTATGGTACCCTAAAACCAAG GGAACTAGTTACGTGTACGACACATTGTTGAGGCCATTCATGGCGAGACATGAAACAGAAATGGAGCGTAAAGTGGAAGAATGGAGGGCTAGAGCATGGGATTTTGCTTTGTATTATTGGCAAAATTGCACTGACTTGGGGCAGACTAAATGGGTCGAAATGTGGCAGATCTTGTCTGGTCAATCTTCCAGGTTAAAACAACAAGGCAAACTG ACAAAATTGGAAGACTTACAATTGGACTTCGACGAGGACAAGCGGAGCCGTCGGAAAATAGCCGGAGGGAAAAATCATAAAAGTCGAACCTGA